From Planctomycetia bacterium, one genomic window encodes:
- a CDS encoding sulfatase-like hydrolase/transferase produces MFFAARETFAQAEKPKIIHDAEYYILDAQHGEKWEVEDQELDKKLAELRQKFGQPPNIIHVMWDDTPVGEVGIPFIQKQRGWETPNINRLAAEGINFTRMYTEPSCTQSRAAFLTGRHAVRTGMTKVGFPYEYGGLPPSEVTLADVLSKAGYATAFYGKAHVGDIEASYLTKRGFDEALWMPYNQATSLFTPQGQAAGLAPAVLFPEMYPKDPYEMDLGWRPRGFVFALEGTKGGPVREFGRAPNNDDYLKLEGEFEKRTLAFIRKNAAANKPFFVAWWPALGSFLPSPKKLTTNGGTLAELLAPLDVRIGVLTSELKKLGIAENTLVVLMADNGPMTHNGPSGMIETIYRGGKGDFLEGGVRVPAMAWWPGVIAPGQTVGDIIHETDLFSTFAHLGGATSNIPTDRIIDGVDQTSLFLKGDGFSRRDYVFIYTGDILAATVKGRYKRVWVANKAGGLGAALFDLYTDPREMEGKLVPMLPAKAMFDQMMARHEMWMAKFPNTPETRDYPLQGLENPRPEIKALGEPRINGKDLPFNPFDVIKQLKGWEGSEFDQSE; encoded by the coding sequence TTGTTCTTCGCCGCACGGGAGACGTTCGCTCAGGCCGAGAAGCCCAAGATCATCCACGACGCCGAATACTACATTCTCGACGCGCAACACGGCGAGAAGTGGGAGGTCGAGGACCAGGAGCTCGATAAGAAACTCGCTGAACTGCGCCAAAAGTTCGGCCAGCCGCCCAACATTATTCACGTGATGTGGGACGATACGCCGGTCGGCGAGGTGGGGATTCCTTTCATTCAGAAGCAACGCGGCTGGGAGACGCCGAACATCAACCGGCTCGCCGCCGAGGGCATCAACTTCACGCGGATGTATACCGAGCCGTCCTGCACGCAAAGCCGCGCGGCGTTCCTCACCGGACGCCACGCCGTGCGCACGGGAATGACGAAAGTTGGCTTCCCGTATGAATACGGTGGACTTCCTCCCTCCGAAGTGACGCTCGCAGATGTGCTCTCAAAAGCGGGTTACGCCACGGCGTTCTACGGCAAGGCGCATGTCGGCGACATCGAAGCCAGCTACCTGACTAAGCGCGGTTTCGATGAGGCCCTGTGGATGCCGTATAACCAAGCAACGAGCCTCTTCACTCCGCAGGGACAGGCGGCCGGTCTTGCGCCTGCCGTCCTGTTTCCCGAAATGTACCCAAAGGACCCTTACGAGATGGATTTGGGCTGGCGTCCCAGAGGATTTGTGTTCGCTTTGGAAGGCACAAAGGGGGGCCCGGTGCGCGAGTTTGGCCGCGCGCCGAACAACGATGACTATTTGAAGCTCGAGGGCGAGTTTGAGAAACGAACTCTGGCATTTATCCGTAAGAATGCGGCGGCGAACAAACCGTTCTTTGTTGCCTGGTGGCCAGCGCTCGGTTCCTTCCTGCCCTCGCCGAAGAAACTGACGACAAATGGCGGAACGCTGGCGGAGTTGCTCGCCCCGCTCGACGTTCGGATCGGCGTCTTGACGAGCGAGCTCAAGAAACTCGGCATCGCCGAGAACACACTCGTTGTCTTGATGGCCGACAACGGCCCGATGACGCACAACGGCCCGTCCGGAATGATCGAAACCATCTACCGTGGCGGCAAGGGCGACTTCCTCGAAGGCGGAGTGCGTGTGCCGGCAATGGCCTGGTGGCCCGGCGTCATTGCGCCCGGGCAAACCGTCGGCGATATCATCCACGAGACCGATCTGTTTAGCACCTTCGCGCATCTCGGCGGGGCAACCAGTAACATTCCCACTGACCGCATCATCGACGGTGTTGATCAGACGAGCTTGTTCCTGAAAGGCGACGGCTTCAGTCGACGCGACTACGTGTTCATTTACACCGGCGATATCCTGGCCGCGACGGTGAAAGGGCGATACAAGCGCGTCTGGGTGGCAAATAAAGCCGGCGGCTTAGGAGCCGCCTTGTTCGACCTGTACACCGATCCGCGAGAAATGGAGGGCAAGCTGGTCCCGATGCTTCCGGCGAAGGCGATGTTCGATCAGATGATGGCGCGGCACGAGATGTGGATGGCGAAGTTCCCGAACACACCGGAGACCCGTGATTACCCGCTCCAGGGCCTTGAAAACCCTCGCCCGGAAATCAAGGCGCTCGGCGAGCCACGTATTAACGGCAAGGATCTACCTTTCAACCCGTTCGACGTCATCAAGCAACTCAAGGGGTGGGAAGGTTCGGAGTTCGATCAGTCCGAGTGA
- a CDS encoding sigma-70 family RNA polymerase sigma factor produces MSRPTVNTFGPGAGRKLRVDPPLASQLLPLVYDELRHLARRYLRKEYAGPSLQPTALVHEAYLQLAEQHRVEWRSKTHFLAVGALAMRRILVDHARRRRAQKRGGQLLRIPLESSLCLAPGENPDVLAVDDALHRLAELDPRQAQIAELRVFGGLTLEETAEQLALSKRTIEREWSMLRAWLRRELSNATRS; encoded by the coding sequence ATGTCGCGTCCCACAGTCAACACTTTCGGTCCGGGCGCGGGCCGAAAACTCCGCGTCGATCCTCCGCTGGCGAGTCAACTGCTGCCGTTGGTGTACGACGAACTCCGGCATCTGGCACGACGATACCTGCGTAAGGAGTATGCCGGCCCCAGCCTCCAGCCGACCGCGCTTGTTCACGAGGCTTATCTCCAATTGGCCGAACAACATCGAGTTGAATGGCGCAGCAAGACGCATTTCTTAGCGGTTGGGGCGCTCGCCATGCGGCGCATTCTCGTGGACCATGCCCGGCGGCGGCGCGCTCAGAAGCGCGGTGGCCAACTTTTGCGGATACCGCTGGAGTCCTCGCTCTGCCTCGCTCCTGGTGAGAATCCGGACGTCCTAGCGGTCGACGATGCGCTGCATCGCCTCGCGGAACTCGATCCGCGCCAAGCCCAGATTGCGGAACTCCGTGTCTTCGGCGGGTTGACGCTAGAAGAAACCGCGGAACAACTCGCCCTGTCCAAGCGGACAATCGAACGCGAATGGTCGATGCTGCGGGCGTGGTTACGACGGGAACTAAGCAACGCCACTCGCTCATGA